The Arthrobacter alpinus genome contains a region encoding:
- a CDS encoding SOS response-associated peptidase encodes MFDVMAAGDNLPEPAWNIKPTNRVPVVLESAKGEDESVRRLEAGRWSLTPSYSKELKTKFATFNARSETAAEKATFRGSVKRKRAILPADAYFEWKTEGKTKTPYAIHSPNDEILAFAGLYTWWPDKSLPEDHEDYWTLTATILTRAAVGDVSQLHDRTPVTLPPSFWDEWLDADQDGDQTLVDAAVAAATPVAEALEFYKVGPLKGDGPELVEPLNS; translated from the coding sequence ATGTTCGACGTCATGGCGGCAGGTGACAACCTGCCGGAACCGGCATGGAACATCAAACCCACGAACAGGGTCCCGGTGGTGTTGGAGTCGGCCAAGGGCGAGGATGAATCTGTGCGCCGGCTTGAGGCTGGCCGGTGGTCGCTCACCCCGTCGTACTCCAAGGAATTGAAAACGAAATTCGCCACCTTCAACGCCCGTTCCGAGACAGCGGCGGAGAAGGCCACGTTTCGCGGATCAGTCAAGAGAAAGCGGGCAATCCTGCCGGCCGACGCCTATTTTGAGTGGAAGACGGAAGGGAAGACGAAAACCCCGTATGCGATCCACTCCCCCAATGACGAGATCCTGGCCTTCGCTGGACTATATACCTGGTGGCCGGACAAGTCCCTGCCAGAGGACCATGAGGACTACTGGACATTGACGGCCACGATCCTGACCCGCGCAGCGGTCGGGGATGTAAGCCAGCTCCATGACCGCACACCGGTGACCTTGCCGCCGAGTTTTTGGGATGAATGGTTGGACGCTGACCAGGACGGCGACCAGACGTTGGTGGACGCTGCTGTTGCCGCGGCTACACCCGTCGCTGAGGCTTTGGAGTTCTACAAGGTTGGACCGCTCAAGGGTGACGGGCCCGAGCTGGTGGAACCACTCAACTCATGA